The DNA region CCATTATTGACACAGTTGTTTAGGCCAACATTATCAGAGTTACTATTAGATTATGTATTTTTCCTTAAATGCAAGATCCTATACTTCATTCAAGATTTCTGGATATTTTTTCAGCTGTATGCTGCAGCTGATAACTTCGCTTCATCTCTGTTGATCTTTCCCTAGTCTAAGCCGCCTCTGCTCTCATCAGGACTTCTGAAATAGCCacctctcttgctctttctattttattttatgtttgaggATATGTGTgaaggatgtgcaggtttgttacctaggtaaatgtgtgccatgtttgttttctgcatctatcaacccatcacctaggtattaagcacTCTTGCTCTTATAATGGTTTGCTATCCATAGAGCAGCCAGAGTGATGAAGTTCTGAAAATGTTAATCAGATAATGCTGTTTCTTCATTTGAAGCTACAATGACTTCCATAACATGTAGAATAAAGTTCCAAATCAAAATCCCTTTATGATGTGTTTTTTCTCTACCGTCTTCATATCATCTACTTCCACTCTCCTCTTTTGTGAGTGTGAACTACACTAAATTTCATTGGCTCTTCCCATACACAAAATTTATTGCTGTTTCAGATCTTTACATGGTTGATCTCTTTTGCCTTGAACCCTTTTTCTCTAGACCATTTTGTAGTAAGATAAGCTCCACGAAGACTATACTTTGACTACCTACAGTATTGCTCTTATTGCGCTACTGAAACAGTCCCTGTATCCTGGTAGGTTctcaaaagtgaaagagaaacctGGGCAATGTAccaaaccccatctgtactaaaaatacaaaaacattagccaggtgtggtggcgagtacttgtagtcccagttagttgggaagctgaggtggaatttcctgagctcaagaaggcgtggctacagtgagctgtgatttccccactgtacttcagcctgggtgacgggagTGAGACCCTTTCCAGGGAGGAAACAAAAAGGGAAAGCATTAAATACATACAGATATTTTGTGCTTATTTTAGGTGTCTTGCGAGGTTTTAATTTATGTGTTTGATGGCAATGTGGGAAGTTAAGTGTCCTGAAGGAAAAAGTCAAGCATGGAAAGATAAAGCTCTGATGACATCATGAGGCCATTTCCTAAAGAGTCATATCAGAATGCTTCTGATTGAAACGTCGATGAATAGATACATTAAAAACTTGGAAATCTCAGCCATCATCTTCTTCTTGTTGCCACATGAACCTACCTTCTATCTCTGTTCTAGCATAGAGAAAGATTTTCATATCAAATTCGAAGACTTGTGTTTCACCTCTCAGATATTTAGATTTGCTAGAATTGTGTTTCTTCTCCACAACTATTTATAAGCAGTGATTAGATGGTACTCAGGAATTTCTTTGGGGCAGGCTACGGTGAGGGATaaggtatttttcattttagtgccTATTAATATCCTATTTTGCGCTTTGTAATTGTATGATGGGTTGCCATACTGAAGAGGGCATCTGGTGGGCTATTCTTCTAACTTCATAACTCTAAACTTCAAGTCCCAGTGTCTTATTGcatttttccttacttttttgGCCTTGGGGGACAAGATCAGCCTCTGGTAGCACTAAAATTTGTTTAAGTGACATAACTGAGGGGTAAACTGGTGGCTCTGATAACAGTGGAGACTTCATAGTGTTGTTCAATTTTTTATTGCTCCCTATTAATATAAAGGTTTTTGGGGATTGTTTCACAATTTCTCTATAAGATATTTCTCTCAAAAACTCAGTGCCTTGGAATTTTTCATTCTCATCCAATAATGGAAGTGATTTTGTCTAATAGTGTCTTTGAAGTAGtgttgaaattcttatttttggTAGTAGCAGCAGTAGTCATAAGGGTGATGGTATCCTCTGTGGTGGTAATGGTTTCTTTTGGAGTTGTTTGTATTTGGGGTGCCAAAGTAGGGAGGGTAGGATCAGTTGGAGAATGTACGGGGAAAAGTAGAGGTCCAGGTGGATAGGGTCTTGGTTGGAAAGGTGGCTGTGGATAACCTGGGCGATAAGGGGGATGATGAGGGGATGGTGGGATTCTCCCTGGACCATAGGGTGGAGGAGGGGGTGGTGGGATTCTCCCTGGACCATAGGGTGGAGGAGGGGGTGGTGGGATTCTCCCTGGACCATAGGGTGGAGGAGGGGGTGGTGGGATTCTCCCTGGACCATAGGGTGGAGGAGCGGGTGGTGGGATTCTCTCTGGACCATAGGGTGGAGGAAGGGGTGGTGAAAATCTCCCTGGAACATAGAGTGGTGGAAAAAATCCTGGTCCAAAAGGATAAGTTGATGGAGGAGGAGCCAGTGGTCCAAGCGGATATGGTCCCCAGGGGCCTCTTTGACTCTCACCAGGCTgtagaaaaaagaagtaaataattttaaatcagaTATTTTACAGTTAAATGTAAGGGTGAATTCTTTCTATGGTAGGGAGAACTCTAAGATGGCCTCAAGATTTCTACTCCCTGCTGGCACatgctttccttttaaaacagGTTCTACAATGTCAGAGAGAGAAATCAGAGAGATTTGAAGCTGCAGCAAATGTTTTTCTCTGGGCTTTGAATCAGGATGCCATGCTGTGGAGAGGGCCATGTGGAAGTACATGGCAGACTGGCTATAGGAGCTGAGAGTGGGCCCTGGCTCACAGGCAGCAAGAAAGTAGGGGCTTCAACAACCATACAAGCTTACAAAAGGACACTgagctgcagaaaaaaaaatacagctgtgGACACACCTTTTCAGACTTGTGAGACTCTGAGCACAGAAGCCACTTTAGTCAAGCTCAGAGTTATGGCTAAATAAACTGAGATAATAAGTACTTAAAAGCTACTAATTGGTGGTAATTTGCTATTAAGCAATAGAAAATTATTGTAACTAAGTTATGATGTCTGAAAgtctatttcaaagaaaaaagtttctcTTTTGCCCTCTGAATACCTAGGCTCTGAAGGAAAGCTGGGTTAGTATTgactggaaaaaatatatagtgaacAAAATCTTGGCCTTTGCCTATAGTGAGGTCTGTCATTccatatttgaaatgaaaatcaatGCCCTTGTAGCATGGAAAAAACAGGCATTTTTATGTCTAATTCTAGAGTTCAGGGTTGTTCTAGGCTTTGAACATTAATTAATTGTGAAACACGTGTGTTCACCTATTTCATGCAATGAGCTAATATAGGAGCTGTGGCAGGTTGCCAGAGATACAAACATGTTTTCTATGAATCTACAGGCTGACTAGTTACAATACAGGGTGGGATAAATAAGATCTAATGGGAAGTAGAATGAGTGGAATGAATCTCTGGGGTTTCATGCCACTGTTTGAGTTCTGCATCTGGCATATAGAAGTTGGGTGAGTGTGATGTCCTTTTTGAGTCTCTTTTTCTCATCAGGAAAATGACATTCATAAAGGTACTCACCTCCTGTGGTTATTGTCAGATTCGTTGTGAAATATTACTTGTAAAGTGCCTAGGGTGGTGCTTATCACAGGTCTGGTTTACATAGAgtacaatttttagaaataaaaatctgaggctgggcatgtggcttatgcctgaaatcccagtactttcggaggctgaagcaggtgaattgcttgaggccagcagttcaagaccaacgtggACAACATAACATAACCCCgtcttcattaaaaaatttaaaaagtagttgaAAAGTAGTGcaaggaaaaaatacattagGGAGCTAAAGCAATCAGTTCTGGATAGGAAAATAATGAAGGATTGTCTCTGTCAGAAGGAGTCATTTGAAAAGAGACTGAAAGAACATGAAATCAGGAGGGGGCATGCCAAATAGaaggaaaatacataaatgttttgGGATAAGGATGATGTTCCACTCTACTGACGGCAAGAAGTCCAGGTTGCTTGGAGCAGATAGTTTACATAACACACAAAACTATATTCACTTCTTGTGGTTCTCAGTCCCTTCATGTATTTGTTTGGCTGCCCATTATCTTTGGTAATCCTAAACTTTAATATTACCATAAACCATCTCTCTCCTGGCTTCTTAATTCCAGATTCTTAGCAATGATAGAGGATGTCACAGCACTGTACCATTAGAAAGTTAGTTACCTTCAGTGCTGCCCGAAATCCTCTTTTGAGGATTATCTTAGATTATCTCTTCCCACTTCTCCAGAGGCCTGTAATTTTACATTGATGCCAGTTTTATCATCGTTTTCCCCCTCATCCTGAGTTCTCATCTACCCCACCAAGATGgctttcctcctccttcaccaAGATATTGCAGGCAATTAGAAATGGACTTCCCTGATTTACTGGCACACAACCGTGAAGTCATTGATAGctagatagtttctttttctttataattctttTCTCAGGGACGTGGCTCTGTCAGTCTTCCCTTTTACTTTCTGAAACTTTAatatctgccttttaattggctcattttactcaaaaaaaaaaaaaaaaacaaaaccactgtCACTTATGTTCAACTCAGTTTTTTCTCCCTATCCTATCAGCTCCACATCCTGCTCCCAGAATTCTAAATGTAACCACTTCTTATTATCTCTCCTGCTTTCATTCTAATCTGTCACTATTTTTACCAAAATTACTCTAACAGCCCTTTGATATGACCTCTTGATTCTACTCTTGCCCCTTTAACCTAACATGTGCAGAGAGGTTAAAGATATCActtgagaaataaatatcaattGATATAATTCCCCTGTTTATAAAAGAATTAGTTTCTGCCACCAATACCCTTGTTGtgactttcttcttccctctttccttcaaaGCAAAGCTGTATGAAAGGGATTTCTATATTTGCCAACACCAGttcttattttccatttgctcTTCAACTTGGCCTCTGCCCTTAACATGCCAGCAAAACTATTATTCATATCGccaatgaaatgaacaaataaaaaattcctAGGTAATTCTGTGGGACCAGCCTCATGTTTGTCTTCTCTAGCTAGTGATAGTTTGTGGTATTATGGAGAATGTTTGACCCAAGGGCTGCCAATCCAGGGTATGTGGAAGTTCagaatttgactttttattgtCAAGAAAACAAATCCTTagtatgagaaaatatttcacacatttttattgttgagacaattaaaaaattagctgaaagtAACCTTTTAAAGATATCCTGATGttgatctaaatattatgtaatgAAAAATCTTTGTAGGAAATATCTGTTCTTTTCCTGATCTCTTAACTCAGTCACAGCAGTTAGCTCCCTTTCCACAATTGGCTAAAATAAAGtgataaaaatgatgaaaatactaCGTTAGGAAGAACCACTACTCTCTCAAAGGGCTGTAACTAATGTTAATCTCCTACATTATTCAATTTAGAAATAATTGTGCTAAGACACGCATACTTTGAAtctaaatttgtttgtttgttaatggGGCTATAAATAGACTTGCTTTGAGGATTGAAAAAGATAATGAATGTAATGCATTTGGAAAATTACCTATAACAGAGAAAACACTCAAAAGGTGACAGGTTGAATATGACTACTTACCCcatctacaaatatatatatgcaaaggacATGTTACCCTTCACATTTCCAATGTTTGGTTGTTATTAATCATCATGAATCACATAATTTGGAAAAAGGCTCATTTCTATTTAAACTACTTATATTATTGGAAAgctctatttttcaaatgtatcttATAGAAAACTTATTATTTGTATAATAACAGCctgatactttaaaataataaaatgtttttctcttttattctgaggacacaaaaatattgaaaatcgACTTCATAATGAAGTCATTAAGACATGACCTTTAATGTATGTCAGTATGTTTTTGACTTATCAAAACTTATGCCCACCCATAATGCATGCAATAACATGGCCAAAGTCAGAATACTTCAGTCATCTCAGAATGTCCTGCTTTTATGcaagtttttaaaagtagaagagaGAGGCATTATCTTATGTTTCATGTTTCAGAATGATGTAATTGTAGGTTCCTGCTTTGTGGAAGTCATAGTCTTCTAAAAAATCACCTTTCATATTTTCCCATTTGATCTAATAGATTTTATGGTACTTTGGGAGAAGTTACTCTGGAATTAATCTACCCCTCCTTTCAAATTGAGTTTCAttctattactttaaaaaatatgcattaaaaaattctttgtgattttgtagaatatttagaatgttctaaaatgaaaaactagGTTGAGGACAGTGAACGTAGTTTTCTTTAACCTAGTTTTTAATATATGGTAGGTGttactataaatgtttattatttcctcaaaattTAGCAGACAAGGATTCTCCTAATTCCTTTGCAAAATACATCTTCCCAGGTCCCATGATGGGATACTCATATTCAGGCTTGGCTGAGGACTTTAATACTATATTTTCAGTAAGTGAGTTAGATGACTCCATATGTTAAGAACAACTAAACAATCTCATTTTACAGTGGTTTTGCCTACTGTGTAATTGCTAGAGCACAGGAATTTACATTTATATAGCTGTTTAATGCAATCTGATATTATAGATTTGAGCTTCCCAATATGCaggtatttaaattaaattatattttaaatttaaatttaagcaCTAGAACAGTGTTACATCAATGTGTAATAATTACTAATATTtaagaaaaggtaaaattattaATGTAAAAATAGATCTGAAGTAATGGTTAATGAGAAGAGTATAAAGATGTGTGATTGTGATTAACGATACTTGCTGTGAAACATGCTGCAAGAGCCCAAAGGCCCAAGATCAAAGTCAGTGATTTCATCCTTATGGTTGCCTCTGAAAGTAAGCAGAATAGCTAATCAGcatgattttttgaaaattaaaaagtacgATTTAAAATTTCTCGACACATGGATATAATGTAGTAAAGATACACTACTGtagcatttttagaaaatttgcttaacattattttggattcagtattacaaaaataaaaac from Callithrix jacchus isolate 240 chromosome 3, calJac240_pri, whole genome shotgun sequence includes:
- the LOC103792013 gene encoding uncharacterized protein LOC103792013 isoform X1, yielding MKSLTLILGLWALAACFTPGESQRGPWGPYPLGPLAPPPPYGPGRIPPPPPPPYGPGRIPPPPPPPYGPGRIPPPPPPPYGPGRIPPSPHHPPYRPGYPQPPFQPRPYPPGPLLFPVHSPTDPTLPTLAPQIQTTPKETITTTEDTITLMTTAATTKNKNFNTTSKTLLDKITSIIG
- the LOC103792013 gene encoding uncharacterized protein LOC103792013 isoform X2, with amino-acid sequence MKSLTLILGLWALAACFTPGESQRGPWGPYPLGPLAPPPSTYPFGPGFFPPLYVPGRFSPPLPPPYGPERIPPPAPPPYGPGRIPPPPPPPYGPGRIPPPPPPPYGPGRIPPPPPPPYGPGRIPPSPHHPPYRPGYPQPPFQPRPYPPGPLLFPVHSPTDPTLPTLAPQIQTTPKETITTTEDTITLMTTAATTKNKNFNTTSKTLLDKITSIIG